The following are encoded in a window of Solidesulfovibrio magneticus RS-1 genomic DNA:
- a CDS encoding RlmE family RNA methyltransferase — protein MKTYRDHYFNKAKQDNYPARSVYKLEEIEKQSRLLTPGAAVLDLGACPGSWSLYAAKRVGPSGRVLAVDLNPAATAFPGNVTYLIGDMLEPGPDIAEAFERFGPFDVVLSDMAPKTIGHKFTDQARSLELCEAALSVAVTRLKPGGAFVVKIFQGPDSPAFQKGLRQYFSAVRVAKPKSSRAESKEIFFVATGFTAPVGQPDDPAPSPLPPND, from the coding sequence ATGAAAACGTACCGCGACCACTATTTCAACAAGGCCAAGCAGGATAACTATCCGGCGCGCTCCGTCTATAAACTCGAGGAGATCGAAAAACAATCGCGCCTGCTTACCCCCGGCGCGGCCGTCCTCGATCTTGGAGCCTGCCCCGGCTCCTGGTCCCTCTACGCCGCCAAGCGGGTGGGGCCGTCCGGCCGGGTGCTCGCCGTCGACCTCAACCCCGCCGCCACGGCCTTTCCGGGCAACGTCACCTACCTTATCGGCGACATGCTCGAACCCGGGCCGGACATCGCCGAGGCCTTCGAGCGCTTCGGCCCCTTTGACGTCGTTCTAAGCGACATGGCCCCCAAGACCATCGGCCACAAGTTCACCGACCAGGCCAGATCGTTGGAGCTGTGCGAGGCGGCCCTGTCCGTGGCTGTCACGCGGCTTAAGCCCGGCGGCGCGTTCGTGGTCAAGATTTTTCAGGGGCCGGATTCGCCGGCCTTCCAGAAGGGGCTGCGCCAGTATTTTTCCGCCGTGCGGGTGGCCAAGCCCAAAAGCTCCCGGGCCGAGAGCAAGGAAATCTTCTTCGTGGCCACGGGCTTCACTGCCCCCGTGGGCCAGCCCGACGATCCCGCCCCCTCGCCCTTGCCGCCAAACGACTAG
- a CDS encoding glycosyltransferase family protein: MAHMDRPNRAVVIDETGARRTLAAGEAAFEALAAGGRPLFLGLGPDPGVAVALAGGQPADWLECPAFEAAMGPDWLARLPAGWKRLTPGDLTPGRVRAARVIFYRQNSRLFPSFWGPVLARLQLALLPGPDRAARSPGVILPRPAKGLLEPEIARALTVLGRPALDIAPEACPAALAALLSRQTPSALLSINGAGLDDEGISAALLAEAGVPLAIWFVDNPFHVLGRFRGGFWKRALLAVTDDSFIEPLRRLGAARTLHLPLGASAHFFAAAPTPELADGAVFVGRSAFAGRDAFFAGCRLPDGLTDTARAMVAAGGRPDYFWWAEKLGLGALWPGKAGRAAGLGAETASLALRAGALAAVAEAMPLVVYGDEGWRELLPEGVSLFPPVDYYGTLPGLYAGGGVTLNATSLLLPRGLTQRHFDVWAAGGCLVTDATPGLDLFPAALTAPVSYAAPGQAGKLAANLLAQPQRRADLAASWREAIAAGHRYEHRLAALFARLSDDF; encoded by the coding sequence ATGGCCCACATGGACCGCCCAAACCGCGCCGTGGTCATCGACGAGACCGGCGCACGCCGCACACTGGCCGCCGGGGAAGCCGCCTTTGAGGCCCTGGCAGCGGGCGGGCGGCCGCTTTTTTTGGGCCTGGGACCCGATCCGGGCGTCGCCGTGGCCCTGGCCGGCGGGCAGCCGGCCGACTGGCTCGAATGCCCGGCCTTCGAGGCGGCCATGGGGCCGGATTGGCTTGCGCGCCTGCCGGCCGGCTGGAAACGCCTGACCCCAGGCGATCTGACGCCCGGGCGCGTCCGGGCCGCCCGCGTGATTTTCTATCGTCAAAACAGCCGGCTCTTCCCGTCATTTTGGGGGCCGGTCCTGGCCCGCCTCCAACTGGCTCTGCTCCCCGGGCCGGACCGGGCCGCGCGCAGCCCCGGGGTCATCCTGCCGCGCCCGGCCAAGGGCCTGCTTGAGCCGGAAATCGCCCGGGCGCTGACGGTGCTTGGCCGACCGGCCCTCGACATCGCCCCCGAAGCCTGCCCGGCCGCCCTGGCCGCCCTGCTCTCCCGGCAGACGCCGTCCGCTCTGCTCTCCATAAACGGGGCCGGCCTGGATGACGAGGGAATTTCCGCCGCCCTTTTGGCCGAGGCCGGCGTGCCCCTGGCCATCTGGTTCGTGGACAACCCGTTCCATGTACTGGGCCGGTTTCGCGGCGGCTTCTGGAAGCGGGCGCTGCTGGCCGTCACCGACGACAGCTTTATCGAACCGTTGCGCCGTCTTGGGGCCGCCCGGACCCTGCATCTGCCGCTTGGGGCAAGCGCCCATTTCTTCGCGGCCGCGCCGACGCCGGAGCTGGCCGACGGGGCGGTCTTTGTCGGGCGCAGCGCCTTTGCCGGGCGCGATGCTTTTTTCGCCGGCTGCCGGCTGCCGGACGGGCTGACGGACACGGCCCGGGCCATGGTCGCGGCCGGCGGCCGGCCGGACTACTTCTGGTGGGCGGAAAAACTCGGCTTGGGCGCGCTTTGGCCCGGCAAGGCCGGCCGCGCCGCCGGGCTGGGGGCCGAGACAGCCTCCCTGGCCCTGCGGGCCGGGGCGCTTGCCGCCGTGGCCGAGGCTATGCCGCTGGTCGTTTACGGCGACGAAGGCTGGCGCGAGCTTTTGCCCGAAGGCGTGTCCCTGTTCCCGCCGGTAGATTACTACGGCACGCTGCCGGGCCTCTACGCCGGGGGCGGGGTGACGCTCAACGCCACCAGCCTGCTGCTTCCCCGGGGGCTCACCCAGCGCCATTTCGACGTCTGGGCGGCTGGCGGCTGTCTTGTCACCGACGCGACCCCGGGCCTGGACCTGTTCCCGGCCGCTCTGACCGCGCCCGTAAGCTACGCTGCACCGGGGCAGGCCGGAAAGCTTGCCGCCAACCTGCTGGCCCAGCCCCAACGCCGGGCCGATCTGGCCGCGTCCTGGCGGGAGGCCATCGCCGCCGGCCATCGCTACGAACACCGGCTGGCCGCCCTGTTTGCACGGTTGTCAGACGACTTCTGA